A region from the Benincasa hispida cultivar B227 chromosome 8, ASM972705v1, whole genome shotgun sequence genome encodes:
- the LOC120082776 gene encoding LEAF RUST 10 DISEASE-RESISTANCE LOCUS RECEPTOR-LIKE PROTEIN KINASE-like 2.1: MDFKTAPFLLVIFFIILTRQTLSSDQNFEACAPKSCGKGPNISYPFRIANSHSPFCGIPSFDIACKDENPIIRIAEEDYIIRDISYKNHSFLLTNAVVNDLNCPTPLHNLSLQRTPFSFSSNPNGFFFFYNCTSLPPDHSFPIGCSSTRKLHSFASFSDGSLGSINSSYHSCQTLVEMPLHFSNEEKVFNELYKKSYSDVLKMGFSLNWSAQNCSKCETSGGRCGFQSNKFVCFCSDGSYLETCKQGKLDIWKKAIIGATPLGITIIVIISIISITIHYTRKSISNEDKIEESIRSYSTQTPQRYSYSKLKKITDSFKNKLGQGGFSTVYKGKLPDGRDVAVKLLNESSENGQDFMNEVVSITRTSHVNIASFLGFCYERKKRALIYEYMPRGSLDKYLSHKGPQRNNVDLDWNTLYKIVIGVARGLEYLHRGCNTMILHFDIKPHNILLDSDFCPKISDFGLAKQCKAKESHVSMTGVKGTVGFIAPEVMFRNFGKVSHKSDVYSYGMLVLEMVGARKKPNDGMEQRSEEYFPDWIYNDLTQSKIDGGSWWGNTEEEEEMARKMIIVGLYCIQTLPDKRPSMTDVVAMLEGSVDGLQIPPKPNLFGPPANVQPQPSASSSSDWDSV; encoded by the exons ATGGATTTCAAGACTGCCCCTTTTCTTCTagtcatcttcttcatcatcttaaCTCGCCAAACTCTGTCCTCAGATCAGAACTTTGAAGCTTGTGCTCCAAAATCCTGCGGGAAAGGTCCAAATATAAGCTACCCTTTCCGGATAGCTAATTCACACAGCCCCTTCTGTGGAATCCCAAGCTTCGATATTGCCTGCAAAGATGAAAACCCAATTATCAGAATTGCAGAAGAGGATTATATTATCAGAGATATTTCCTACAAAAACCATTCTTTTCTTTTGACAAATGCTGTGGTTAACGATTTGAACTGCCCAACTCCTCTTCATAATTTGAGCCTCCAACGAACCCCCTTCAGTTTCAGTTCAAATCCTAAtgggttcttcttcttctacaacTGTACTTCCCTTCCTCCCGATCATAGCTTCCCAATTGGTTGTTCTAGCACAAGAAAACTCCATTCTTTTGCTTCTTTCAGTGATGGCTCTTTGGGGTCCATTAACTCCTCTTACCATTCTTGTCAAACCTTGGTTGAGATGCCTTTGCACTTCAGTAATGAGGAAAAGGTTTTTAATGAGTTGTACAAGAAGAGTTATTCTGATGTCTTGAAGATGGGATTCAGTTTAAATTGGAGTGCTCAAAATTGTAGCAAATGTGAGACAAGTGGTGGCCGATGTGGATTCCAAAGCAACAAGTTTGTTTGCTTTTGTTCTGATGGATCTTATCTCGAAACCTGCAAACAGG GAAAACTTGATATATGGAAAAAGGCCATCATAG GTGCAACTCCTTTGGGAATTACTATCATTGTGATAATCTCCATTATCAGTATCACCATACACTACACGAGAAAAAGCATATCAAACgaagacaaaattgaagaaagtaTAAGAAGTTATTCTACACAAACGCCCCAGCGATATAGTTACTCAAAGCTCAAGAAAATCACAGACTCCTTCAAGAACAAACTTGGTCAAGGAGGATTTAGCACTGTCTACAAAGGAAAGCTACCCGACGGACGCGATGTGGCTGTGAAACTTTTAAATGAGTCCAGTGAAAATGGCCAAGATTTTATGAATGAAGTTGTTAGCATCACAAGAACTTCACATGTTAATATAGCCTCATTCTTAGGTTTTTGCTACGAGAGGAAGAAAAGAGCTTTGATTTATGAATATATGCCTAGAGGGTCATTAGATAAGTATTTATCCCACAAAGGGCCACAGAGAAACAACGTTGATTTGGATTGGAACACACTTTATAAGATTGTTATCGGTGTGGCTCGAGGCTTAGAGTACTTGCATCGTGGTTGTAATACAATGATCTTACATTTTGACATCAAACCACACAACATTCTTTTGGATAGTGACTTCTGTCCCAAGATCTCAGATTTTGGGCTTGCCAAGCAATGCAAGGCCAAAGAAAGTCATGTGTCAATGACAGGCGTAAAAGGGACGGTGGGATTCATTGCACCCGAAGTAATGTTCAGGAACTTTGGTAAGGTTTCTCACAAGTCTGATGTTTACAGTTATGGAATGTTGGTTCTGGAAATGGTGGGAGCAAGAAAGAAGCCCAATGATGGAATGGAGCAGAGGAGTGAAGAGTATTTTCCTGATTGGATATATAACGATCTTACACAAAGTAAAATAGATGGAGGCAGTTGGTGGGGAAACactgaggaagaagaagaaatggcaAGAAAAATGATAATCGTGGGTCTGTATTGTATTCAGACATTGCCCGACAAGAGGCCGTCGATGACTGATGTAGTTGCAATGTTGGAAGGAAGTGTTGATGGGTTACAGATTCCACCAAAACCCAACTTGTTTGGACCTCCGGCCAATGTGCAGCCCCAACCTTCTGCTTCTTCTTCATCCGATTGGGATTCAGTTTAA